One genomic segment of Dysosmobacter sp. Marseille-Q4140 includes these proteins:
- a CDS encoding glutamine--tRNA ligase/YqeY domain fusion protein codes for MAEDRIIAPEETPEGGRNFIHTFIEEDIGPGGQYEGMTVHTRFPPEPNGYLHIGHCKALTIDFGTAEKYGGLCNLRMDDTNPTKEDEEFVEAIQEDIHWLGFDWGDRFYYASDYFEQMYQYAEELIRKGLAYVCQLSPEEFKANRGTIGVPATSPYRDRPVEESLDLFRRMRAGEFPEGAMTLRAKIDLNSGNFNMRDPVLYRINYLPHHRQGTKWCIYPMYDFAHPIEDALEGITHSLCSLEFENHRPLYDWVVSNLSIPYHKPRQIEFSRLGLDHTVMSKRKLRRLVEDGVVSGWDDPRMPTLCGLRRRGYTPRSIRNFCEQAGVTKSSNVVEYAFLEHCLREDLNATARRVMAVTRPIKLTITNYPEGKTETVTVENNPVDPEAGTREVAFSGHLWIEADDFLETPVPKYKRLFPGGPECRLKGAYLITCTGCVKDEDGNVTEVLATYDPESRGGDPADGRKVKGATLHWVDAATAVDAEVRLYDNLFTDPDPDGADKDFMECLNPNSLEVLSGCKVEACLADAVAPASFQFMRLGYFCLDSKDSSPEHLVFNRSVSLKDGFKK; via the coding sequence ATGGCGGAGGACCGCATCATCGCCCCGGAGGAGACTCCGGAGGGCGGACGCAACTTCATCCATACCTTTATCGAGGAGGACATCGGCCCCGGCGGACAGTATGAGGGCATGACCGTCCACACCCGTTTCCCGCCGGAGCCCAACGGCTACCTGCACATCGGCCACTGCAAGGCCCTGACCATCGATTTTGGCACCGCTGAGAAATATGGCGGTCTTTGCAACCTGCGGATGGACGACACGAACCCCACCAAGGAGGACGAGGAGTTCGTGGAGGCCATTCAGGAGGACATCCACTGGCTGGGCTTTGACTGGGGGGACCGGTTCTATTACGCCTCCGACTATTTCGAGCAGATGTACCAGTATGCCGAAGAACTGATCCGCAAGGGACTGGCCTATGTCTGCCAGCTCTCCCCCGAGGAGTTCAAGGCCAACCGCGGCACCATCGGCGTGCCCGCTACCTCCCCTTATCGGGACCGGCCCGTGGAGGAGTCGCTGGACCTGTTCCGCCGGATGCGAGCCGGGGAGTTCCCGGAGGGCGCCATGACCCTGCGGGCCAAGATCGACCTGAACAGCGGCAATTTCAACATGCGGGACCCGGTGCTCTACCGGATCAATTACCTGCCCCACCACCGGCAGGGGACCAAGTGGTGCATCTATCCCATGTACGACTTTGCCCATCCCATCGAGGACGCTCTGGAGGGGATCACCCACTCTCTTTGTTCCCTGGAATTTGAAAACCACCGCCCCCTGTATGACTGGGTGGTGAGCAATCTCTCCATCCCCTATCACAAGCCCCGTCAGATCGAGTTCTCCCGGCTGGGGCTGGACCACACGGTCATGAGTAAGCGCAAGCTCCGCCGCCTGGTGGAGGACGGCGTGGTCTCCGGCTGGGACGACCCCCGGATGCCCACCCTCTGCGGCCTGCGCCGCCGGGGCTACACGCCCCGTTCCATCCGGAATTTCTGTGAGCAGGCGGGCGTCACCAAGTCCAGCAACGTGGTGGAGTACGCCTTCCTGGAGCATTGCCTGCGGGAGGATCTGAACGCCACCGCCCGGCGTGTGATGGCCGTTACCCGGCCCATCAAGCTCACCATCACCAACTACCCCGAGGGAAAGACGGAGACCGTCACCGTGGAGAATAACCCCGTGGATCCGGAGGCCGGTACCCGGGAGGTGGCCTTCTCCGGTCACCTGTGGATCGAGGCCGATGACTTTCTGGAGACCCCGGTGCCCAAGTACAAGCGCCTGTTCCCCGGCGGGCCGGAGTGCCGCCTCAAGGGCGCGTACCTCATCACCTGCACCGGCTGCGTCAAGGATGAGGACGGCAATGTGACCGAGGTCCTGGCAACCTACGATCCTGAAAGCCGCGGCGGCGATCCCGCCGACGGCCGCAAGGTCAAGGGAGCGACGCTCCACTGGGTGGACGCCGCCACCGCCGTGGACGCGGAGGTCCGGCTGTACGACAACCTGTTCACCGATCCGGACCCGGACGGGGCGGACAAGGACTTTATGGAGTGTCTGAACCCCAACTCCTTGGAAGTCCTCTCCGGCTGCAAGGTGGAGGCCTGTCTGGCTGATGCCGTGGCTCCCGCCAGCTTCCAGTTCATGCGGCTGGGCTATTTCTGCCTGGACAGCAAGGACTCCTCTCCGGAGCACCTGGTGTTCAACCGCAGCGTCAGCCTCAAGGACGGGTTCAAGAAGTGA
- a CDS encoding DUF4093 domain-containing protein, translating into MRKIREVIVVEGRYDKNTLSQVVDATVVTLGGFSVFNDREKLAFLRRLALERGLIVLTDSDGAGFVLRNYLKGALPKDRVKQAYIPDVAGKERRKRRPGKEGKLGVEGMRPEVLLEALRRCGATFEDEAAEQTPPEPPITKADLFALGLTGGTDSGERRRALLRRLELPEHLTANGLLEALNLLYGRSAFLALMAVKDSAD; encoded by the coding sequence ATGAGGAAGATCCGGGAAGTAATCGTGGTGGAGGGCCGCTACGACAAGAACACCCTCTCCCAGGTGGTGGACGCCACGGTGGTGACCCTGGGGGGCTTCTCCGTGTTCAACGACAGGGAGAAGCTGGCCTTTCTCCGGCGGCTGGCCCTGGAGCGGGGCCTCATCGTCCTGACCGACAGCGACGGCGCCGGGTTCGTACTGCGCAACTACCTCAAGGGCGCGCTGCCGAAGGACCGGGTGAAGCAGGCCTACATCCCCGACGTGGCCGGGAAGGAGCGCCGTAAACGCCGCCCCGGCAAGGAGGGGAAGCTGGGTGTGGAGGGCATGCGGCCCGAGGTGCTGCTGGAGGCCCTGCGCCGCTGCGGCGCCACCTTTGAGGACGAGGCGGCGGAGCAGACGCCGCCGGAGCCGCCCATCACAAAGGCGGACCTCTTCGCCCTGGGTCTCACCGGCGGCACGGACAGCGGCGAGCGGCGCCGGGCCCTGCTGCGGCGGCTGGAGCTGCCGGAGCACCTGACCGCCAACGGATTGCTGGAGGCGCTGAACCTGCTCTACGGCCGCTCCGCCTTCCTGGCGCTGATGGCCGTGAAGGACTCTGCGGACTGA
- the holA gene encoding DNA polymerase III subunit delta — protein MAYKKRESGSSPAFQKLKQDLAEGDAASAYIFYGEESYLRAHYLRRLREVLIPAGAEEFNYHALEGKDLTVQQLSEMAEAMPMMAQRTMIAVTDMDLFKLGKEQREQLVEFLSDVPPYCCVVFVYDTVAYKPDRTMKHLCKAIADHVQAVEFRAAESGDLLAWIARRFRALDKEIDRQTAEYLVFLCGGLMTGLVPEIAKIAAYAKGKAVTQADVDAVADPVLSAEVFKLSDAVIGRDFDKAAQILGDLLKMQTEPILILATLGGQLRRLYTARLAIDGGKDRAWLMELWGMKSDYQAKLLLGAARRTTTAWCADAVKMCQVLDKRMKSEKGLDGVGELKLLLVRLGAVRT, from the coding sequence ATGGCTTATAAAAAGAGGGAGAGCGGGTCCAGCCCGGCTTTCCAGAAACTGAAGCAGGACCTGGCGGAGGGCGACGCCGCCAGCGCCTATATCTTCTACGGGGAGGAGAGCTACCTGCGGGCGCACTATCTGCGCCGGCTGCGGGAGGTGCTGATCCCCGCCGGGGCGGAGGAGTTCAACTACCACGCCCTGGAGGGCAAGGACCTGACGGTCCAGCAGCTGAGCGAAATGGCGGAGGCCATGCCCATGATGGCCCAGCGGACCATGATCGCCGTGACGGACATGGACCTGTTCAAGCTGGGCAAGGAGCAGCGGGAGCAGCTGGTGGAATTCCTCAGCGACGTGCCGCCCTACTGCTGCGTGGTGTTCGTGTACGACACCGTGGCCTACAAGCCCGACCGGACCATGAAGCACCTGTGCAAGGCCATCGCTGACCACGTCCAGGCGGTGGAGTTCCGGGCGGCGGAGAGCGGGGACCTGCTGGCCTGGATCGCCCGGCGGTTCCGGGCCCTGGACAAGGAGATCGACCGCCAGACGGCGGAGTATCTGGTGTTCCTGTGCGGTGGACTCATGACGGGCCTGGTGCCGGAGATCGCCAAGATCGCCGCCTACGCCAAGGGAAAGGCCGTCACCCAGGCGGACGTGGACGCCGTGGCGGACCCGGTGCTGTCGGCGGAGGTGTTCAAGCTGTCCGACGCGGTGATCGGCCGGGACTTCGACAAGGCCGCGCAGATCCTGGGGGACCTTTTGAAAATGCAGACGGAGCCCATTTTGATCCTGGCTACCCTGGGTGGGCAGCTGCGGCGGCTGTACACCGCGCGCCTTGCCATCGACGGCGGCAAGGACCGGGCGTGGCTCATGGAGCTGTGGGGCATGAAGTCCGACTACCAGGCCAAGCTCCTGCTGGGCGCCGCCCGCCGGACCACCACCGCCTGGTGCGCCGACGCGGTGAAGATGTGCCAGGTGCTGGACAAGCGCATGAAGAGCGAGAAGGGCCTGGACGGCGTGGGCGAGCTGAAGCTGCTGCTGGTGCGGCTGGGGGCGGTGCGCACATGA
- a CDS encoding DNA internalization-related competence protein ComEC/Rec2: MRKLALFAGAFALGIFLAQYLPGTAWQIPAAAGCFAAALLALALPSPGRRRGLIALCALSMAFGWNWLYIRQVQAPLEALAGTEQVVTMTLCDYAVPTDYGAKVTVRLAGYPLGRAVYYGDETLLDLRPGQTVTDLAALSSAARIRDDDITTFTSKGVFLLAYNRGEPEVGEGSMDSPRWWPVRAGEALRRQISALWGQGDTGAFLTAILTGDKSGLSEAASSDLSEAGLYHILAVSGLHCGFLLALGELLVGRHRRRLLAAVTLPALVFYALLTGASPSVVRACVMLSLLVAAPLFRREGDGITSLCAALMGILLVNPFAAASISLQLSFAAMAGILAVTGRLYRLLQGGKRRGRVFRFTAASFSASLGALMFTVPLSAGYFGYLVLVSPLSNLLCLWAASLVFIMGLTAAVLAFVCPAAAILALAPRALVWYILSVARFLAGLPYHALYLANPYLKYWLGYVYVLFGAAWAMRSGPKRRYAAAAALAAVSLAATVKLGEASYHVNDLEALVLDVGQGQSVLLASEGMYALADCGSSNSWYSAGGIAGDYLASMGCRKLDYLLLTHYDADHVNGLEELLSRVAVDTLYLPDTEDDSGTRTWAEALAAEHGTAVRYVTAAQTLPLGAAELTVYPPVGTGEDDNERGLSLRADCGDFALLLTGDMSAAAEQRLAEAYDLSGTDVLVAGHHGSKYSTSAELLEAAQPEVAVISVGSNSYGHPSTEALRRLTAAGAAICRTDLQGTVRISWNRGDDHGL; the protein is encoded by the coding sequence ATGAGAAAACTGGCCCTGTTCGCCGGGGCCTTCGCCCTGGGCATCTTTCTGGCGCAGTACCTGCCGGGCACGGCGTGGCAGATCCCTGCCGCGGCGGGCTGCTTTGCTGCGGCCCTTTTGGCCCTGGCTCTGCCGTCGCCGGGCCGCAGGCGGGGCCTGATCGCCCTGTGCGCCCTGTCCATGGCCTTTGGGTGGAACTGGCTGTACATCCGGCAGGTCCAGGCGCCTCTGGAGGCCCTGGCCGGGACGGAGCAGGTGGTGACCATGACCCTCTGCGACTACGCCGTCCCCACAGACTACGGCGCCAAGGTCACGGTGCGCCTGGCAGGGTATCCCCTGGGCCGGGCTGTCTACTATGGCGACGAGACGCTGCTGGACCTCCGGCCGGGCCAGACCGTGACGGATCTGGCGGCGCTCAGCAGCGCCGCCCGGATCCGGGACGACGACATCACCACGTTTACCTCCAAGGGCGTGTTCCTGCTGGCCTACAACCGGGGCGAGCCGGAGGTGGGGGAGGGATCCATGGACTCGCCCCGGTGGTGGCCCGTCCGGGCCGGGGAGGCATTGCGGCGGCAGATCTCGGCCCTCTGGGGCCAGGGAGACACCGGCGCCTTCCTCACCGCCATCCTCACCGGGGACAAAAGCGGTCTCTCCGAGGCGGCGTCCTCGGACCTGTCGGAGGCGGGGCTGTACCACATCCTGGCAGTGTCTGGCCTTCACTGCGGTTTCCTTCTGGCCCTGGGGGAGCTGCTGGTGGGACGGCACCGGCGGCGGCTCCTGGCCGCCGTGACCCTTCCGGCGCTGGTGTTCTACGCCCTGCTGACCGGGGCCAGCCCTTCGGTGGTCCGGGCCTGCGTGATGCTGAGCCTGCTGGTGGCGGCACCGCTGTTCCGCCGGGAGGGGGATGGGATCACGTCACTGTGCGCCGCCCTGATGGGTATTTTGCTGGTGAACCCCTTTGCGGCGGCCTCCATCAGCCTCCAGTTGTCCTTTGCCGCCATGGCGGGCATCCTGGCGGTGACCGGGCGGCTGTACCGGCTGCTGCAGGGCGGAAAGAGGCGCGGCAGAGTGTTTCGCTTCACGGCGGCCAGCTTTTCGGCCTCCCTGGGCGCGCTGATGTTCACGGTGCCCCTCAGCGCCGGGTATTTCGGCTATCTGGTGCTGGTGTCGCCTTTGAGCAACCTCCTGTGCCTCTGGGCCGCCAGCCTGGTGTTCATCATGGGACTGACAGCGGCGGTGCTGGCCTTCGTCTGCCCCGCTGCGGCGATTTTGGCACTGGCGCCCCGGGCGCTGGTGTGGTATATTCTCTCCGTGGCCCGCTTTCTGGCGGGGCTGCCGTACCACGCGCTGTATCTGGCGAACCCCTACCTCAAATACTGGCTGGGGTACGTGTATGTACTCTTCGGCGCCGCCTGGGCCATGCGGTCCGGGCCGAAGCGCCGGTACGCGGCAGCCGCCGCCCTGGCGGCGGTGTCCCTGGCGGCCACGGTGAAGCTGGGGGAGGCCTCCTACCACGTCAACGATCTGGAGGCCCTGGTGCTGGACGTGGGGCAGGGGCAGAGCGTGCTGCTGGCCTCGGAGGGGATGTACGCCCTGGCGGACTGCGGCAGCAGCAACAGCTGGTACAGCGCCGGCGGCATCGCCGGGGACTATCTGGCCTCGATGGGCTGCCGGAAGCTGGACTATCTGCTGCTGACCCACTATGACGCCGACCACGTAAACGGCCTCGAGGAGCTGCTGTCCCGGGTGGCGGTGGACACGCTGTACCTGCCGGACACGGAGGACGACAGCGGCACCCGGACCTGGGCGGAGGCCCTGGCGGCGGAACACGGCACCGCGGTCCGCTATGTGACGGCGGCGCAGACGCTGCCCCTGGGCGCGGCGGAACTGACGGTGTATCCGCCTGTGGGGACCGGGGAGGACGACAACGAGCGGGGCCTTTCCCTGCGGGCGGACTGCGGGGACTTTGCACTGCTGCTCACCGGTGATATGAGCGCCGCCGCGGAGCAGCGGCTGGCGGAGGCGTACGATCTCTCCGGCACCGATGTGCTGGTGGCGGGCCACCACGGGTCCAAATATTCCACCTCCGCAGAACTGCTGGAGGCGGCGCAGCCGGAGGTGGCGGTCATCAGCGTGGGCAGCAACAGCTACGGACACCCCAGCACCGAGGCCCTGCGGCGGCTGACCGCGGCGGGAGCCGCCATCTGCCGCACGGACCTGCAGGGCACGGTCCGGATATCCTGGAATCGAGGAGACGACCATGGCTTATAA
- a CDS encoding helix-turn-helix transcriptional regulator — protein sequence MHFQRLEDLRVDHDKTQIEIAEYLNMGRNVYWRYEKGIREIPTWAVIKLADFYNVSTDYLLGRTDDPTPPIKNHP from the coding sequence ATGCATTTTCAGCGACTGGAGGATTTGCGCGTCGATCACGACAAGACGCAGATCGAGATTGCGGAATACCTGAATATGGGCCGCAATGTATACTGGCGCTATGAAAAGGGGATCCGGGAGATCCCCACCTGGGCAGTAATCAAGCTGGCCGACTTCTACAACGTCAGCACCGACTATCTCCTGGGCCGCACCGACGACCCCACGCCGCCCATTAAAAACCATCCATGA
- a CDS encoding histidine triad nucleotide-binding protein, protein MSDCLFCKIIAGEIPSSKVYEDEVCFAFNDIAPQAPTHFLVIPKAHIGSVSEVTADNSAVVAHIFEVIAKLAKEQGMESYRVVSNIGEQAGQSVFHLHFHVLSGRDMTWPPG, encoded by the coding sequence ATGTCCGATTGCTTATTCTGCAAGATCATCGCCGGGGAGATCCCCAGCAGCAAGGTCTACGAGGACGAGGTCTGCTTCGCCTTTAACGACATCGCCCCCCAGGCGCCCACCCATTTCCTGGTGATCCCCAAGGCCCACATCGGCTCCGTGTCCGAGGTAACGGCGGACAACAGCGCCGTGGTGGCCCACATCTTCGAGGTCATCGCCAAGCTGGCCAAGGAGCAGGGGATGGAGAGCTACCGGGTGGTCTCCAACATCGGCGAGCAGGCCGGGCAGAGCGTGTTCCACCTGCATTTCCACGTGCTCAGCGGCCGGGATATGACCTGGCCTCCGGGCTGA
- a CDS encoding DUF4250 domain-containing protein yields MLPNDPCILLSYVNTKLRDQYPSLAALCADLDADEADLCRALAGLDYRYDPVYNQFI; encoded by the coding sequence ATGTTACCCAATGACCCCTGTATTCTTCTGAGTTATGTAAACACAAAACTCCGGGACCAGTACCCCAGCCTGGCGGCCCTGTGCGCCGATCTGGACGCCGACGAGGCGGATCTGTGCCGGGCCCTGGCGGGACTGGACTACCGGTACGATCCGGTGTATAATCAGTTCATCTGA
- the alaS gene encoding alanine--tRNA ligase — MAHPYYGLNELREMFLSYFESKGHLRLPSFSLIPPANDKSLLLINSGMAPMKTWFTGEEEPPRHRVCTCQKCIRTGDIENIGKTDRHGTYFEMLGNFSFGDYFKKEAIPFCWEFLTKVVGLEEDRLYPSIYLDDDEAFEIWNKDIGIPAERIFRFGKEDNFWEHGSGPCGPCSEVYYDRGPEHGCGKPGCTVGCDCDRYIEVWNNVFSQFDNDGQGNYSELKQKNIDTGMGLERLACVCQNVNSLFDVDTVMNITNKVSEITGAHYGESHAKDVSLRVITDHIRSAVFMICDGVLPSNEGRGYVLRRLLRRAARHGKLLGINHAFLYEVVDTVIHENECAYPDLREKQAYITKVIRTEEENFARTIDGGMKIYDEMLAAHKTAGETVFSGADAFKLYDTYGFPVDLTVEMAQEAGMSVDRDGFDKMMEEQRVRARKAREALGDLGWAGIEFGKEMPATTFLGYDHDEAQGKVLAIVAEGELRDEVAAGAEATLVLDQTPFYAEMGGQVADHGVIRCDGGVLEVKDVQKNKGGKFLHSGLVTEGVLKVGDTVTATIDTERRKAIRRAHSATHLLDAALKKVLGDHVHQAGSLVEPDRLRFDFTHFEAITPEQLTEIDRLVNDAILEGYSVVTEELPIDEAKAKGAVAVFGEKYGETVRVVEMGDFSMELCGGTHLDNTAKAGTFRIKSEGSIASGVRRIEATVGKLSLEVMNHNQELLFRAAQVFKTSPGELAAKAEQQAAELKSTRQALEKFKAEASLGEARQFLTAAKDVGGLKVLTVHRDGMDAGALRQMGDFLRDKEAGVVAVLSSVNAGKITFLAVCGKEAVARGVKAGDLVKTVCAVCGGKGGGKPDSAMGGGSDLLKLDDALAAVDDFVAEKLGI; from the coding sequence ATGGCACATCCCTACTACGGGCTGAACGAACTGCGGGAGATGTTCCTCAGCTACTTTGAGAGCAAGGGCCACCTGCGTCTGCCCAGCTTTTCCCTGATCCCCCCGGCCAACGACAAGTCCCTGCTGCTGATCAACTCCGGCATGGCCCCCATGAAAACCTGGTTCACCGGGGAGGAGGAGCCCCCCCGCCACCGGGTGTGCACCTGCCAGAAGTGCATCCGCACCGGCGACATCGAGAACATCGGCAAGACCGACCGCCACGGCACCTACTTTGAGATGCTGGGCAACTTCTCCTTCGGCGACTACTTCAAGAAGGAGGCCATCCCCTTCTGCTGGGAGTTTTTGACCAAGGTGGTGGGCCTGGAGGAGGACCGCCTGTATCCCTCCATCTACCTGGACGACGACGAGGCCTTCGAGATCTGGAACAAGGACATCGGCATCCCCGCTGAACGGATCTTCCGCTTCGGCAAGGAGGACAACTTCTGGGAGCACGGCTCCGGCCCCTGCGGCCCCTGCTCCGAGGTGTACTATGACCGCGGCCCCGAGCACGGCTGCGGCAAGCCCGGCTGCACCGTGGGCTGCGACTGCGACCGGTATATCGAGGTGTGGAACAACGTCTTTTCCCAGTTCGACAACGACGGCCAGGGCAACTACTCCGAGCTCAAGCAGAAGAACATCGACACTGGCATGGGCCTGGAGCGCCTGGCCTGCGTGTGCCAGAACGTGAACTCCCTGTTCGATGTGGACACCGTCATGAACATCACCAACAAAGTGAGCGAGATCACCGGCGCCCACTATGGTGAGTCCCACGCCAAGGACGTCTCCCTCCGGGTCATCACCGACCACATCCGCTCGGCCGTGTTCATGATCTGCGACGGCGTCCTGCCCTCCAACGAGGGCCGAGGCTACGTGCTGCGCCGCCTGCTGCGCCGGGCTGCCCGCCACGGCAAGCTCCTGGGCATCAACCACGCCTTCCTCTACGAGGTGGTGGACACCGTCATCCATGAGAACGAGTGCGCCTATCCCGACCTGCGGGAGAAGCAGGCTTATATCACCAAGGTCATCCGCACCGAGGAGGAGAACTTTGCCCGCACCATCGACGGCGGCATGAAGATCTACGACGAGATGCTCGCCGCCCACAAGACGGCGGGGGAGACCGTGTTCTCCGGCGCCGACGCCTTCAAGCTCTACGATACCTACGGCTTCCCCGTGGACCTGACCGTGGAGATGGCCCAGGAGGCCGGCATGAGCGTGGACCGCGACGGCTTCGACAAGATGATGGAGGAGCAGCGCGTCCGCGCCCGGAAGGCCCGGGAGGCCCTGGGCGACCTGGGCTGGGCCGGCATCGAGTTCGGCAAGGAGATGCCCGCCACCACCTTCCTGGGCTACGATCACGACGAGGCCCAGGGCAAGGTCCTGGCCATCGTGGCCGAGGGCGAGCTGCGGGACGAGGTGGCCGCCGGTGCCGAGGCCACGCTGGTCCTGGACCAGACCCCCTTCTACGCCGAAATGGGCGGCCAGGTGGCCGACCACGGCGTGATCCGCTGCGACGGCGGCGTGCTGGAGGTGAAGGACGTCCAGAAGAACAAGGGCGGCAAGTTCCTCCACAGCGGTCTTGTGACCGAGGGTGTGCTGAAGGTGGGCGACACCGTCACCGCCACCATCGACACCGAGCGCCGCAAGGCCATCCGCCGGGCCCACAGCGCCACCCACCTGCTGGATGCCGCGCTGAAGAAGGTCCTGGGCGACCACGTGCACCAGGCGGGCTCCCTGGTGGAGCCGGACCGTCTGCGCTTTGACTTCACCCACTTCGAGGCCATCACCCCCGAGCAGCTGACGGAGATCGACCGCCTGGTCAACGACGCCATCCTGGAGGGCTACTCCGTGGTCACCGAGGAGCTGCCCATCGACGAGGCCAAGGCCAAGGGCGCCGTGGCCGTGTTCGGCGAGAAGTACGGCGAGACCGTCCGCGTGGTGGAGATGGGCGACTTCTCCATGGAGCTGTGCGGCGGCACCCACCTGGACAACACCGCCAAGGCCGGCACCTTCCGCATCAAGTCCGAGGGCTCCATCGCCTCCGGCGTCCGCCGGATCGAGGCCACCGTGGGCAAGCTGAGCCTGGAGGTCATGAACCACAACCAGGAGCTGCTGTTCCGGGCGGCCCAGGTGTTCAAGACCAGCCCCGGTGAGCTGGCCGCCAAGGCCGAGCAGCAGGCTGCGGAGCTGAAGTCCACCCGTCAGGCCCTGGAGAAGTTCAAGGCCGAGGCGTCTCTGGGCGAGGCCCGTCAGTTCCTGACCGCCGCCAAGGACGTGGGCGGCCTCAAGGTCCTGACCGTCCACCGGGACGGCATGGACGCGGGTGCCCTGCGCCAGATGGGCGACTTCCTGCGGGACAAGGAGGCCGGCGTGGTGGCCGTGCTGTCCTCCGTCAACGCTGGTAAGATCACCTTCCTGGCCGTCTGCGGCAAGGAGGCCGTGGCCCGGGGCGTCAAGGCCGGCGACCTGGTCAAGACCGTCTGCGCCGTCTGCGGCGGCAAGGGCGGCGGCAAGCCCGACAGCGCCATGGGCGGCGGATCTGACCTCCTCAAGCTGGACGACGCGCTGGCTGCTGTGGACGATTTCGTGGCGGAGAAGCTGGGCATCTGA
- a CDS encoding catalase, whose amino-acid sequence MNFWGHLRTVHRHRALVRKYCFRLGLYWQGLTHDLSKYSPVEFLAGVKYFQGDHSPNDAQRRTFGYSAAWLHHKGRNRHHFEYWTDYSLKGEGITGVEMPKRYVAEMFCDRLAASRVYRGKDFDPADPYKFFQWSMQKRILIAPETAALLETMLVKLRDEGEDAAFDYIRKEVLGRP is encoded by the coding sequence ATGAACTTCTGGGGCCATCTGCGGACGGTCCACCGCCACCGCGCGCTGGTGCGGAAGTACTGCTTCCGCCTGGGGCTTTACTGGCAGGGGCTGACCCACGACCTGTCCAAATACTCCCCGGTGGAGTTCTTGGCCGGAGTGAAGTACTTCCAGGGGGACCACAGCCCCAACGACGCCCAGCGCCGGACTTTCGGATACAGCGCCGCCTGGCTCCACCACAAGGGCCGCAACCGCCACCACTTCGAGTACTGGACCGATTACAGCCTCAAGGGCGAGGGCATCACCGGCGTGGAGATGCCGAAGCGGTACGTGGCGGAGATGTTCTGCGACCGGCTGGCGGCCAGCCGGGTGTACCGGGGCAAGGACTTCGACCCCGCGGACCCCTACAAGTTCTTCCAGTGGTCCATGCAAAAGCGCATCCTCATCGCCCCGGAGACGGCGGCGCTGCTGGAGACCATGCTGGTGAAGCTCCGTGACGAGGGCGAGGACGCCGCCTTCGACTACATCCGAAAAGAGGTGCTGGGCAGGCCGTAA